A genomic region of Vitis vinifera cultivar Pinot Noir 40024 chromosome 7, ASM3070453v1 contains the following coding sequences:
- the LOC100245859 gene encoding probable indole-3-pyruvate monooxygenase YUCCA10, protein MRNVRKVKKTESFKKMQETVVIVVGAGPSGLATAASLNLLSIPNIVLEREDCFAPLWQKKSYDRLHLHLPKQACELAHMPMPTSYPTYPSRLQFIQYLRDYVSHFGISPVYHRLVESASFDEVTEKWKVKVRVINGGSDEIEEYSCRFLVVASGETSDAFIPEVEGLSSFKGEVLHSTQYKCGKEYAEKTVLVVGSGNSGMEIALDLSNYGAKTSIVVRSPVHILSKEIMHLGLFLARYLPFNMVEYLTVMLSKIMYGDLTKYGIIRHEEGPFTVKAKYGKYPIIDLGTYKKIKSGEIQVLPALTSIRGSEVVFKNGESHPFDVIVFATGFKRSTNKWLKDDDLLDDNGFARLMPPNNWKGKKGLYCAGLAGRGLTGARVDAEKIANDIKTLL, encoded by the exons ATGAGAAATGTAAGGAAGGTGAAAAAAACAGAGTCATTCAAGAAAATGCAGGAAACTGTCGTAATAGTGGTAGGAGCAGGTCCTTCAGGCCTTGCAACTGCAGCTTCCCTTAACCTCCTCTCAATACCCAACATAGTTCTTGAAAGAGAAGATTGTTTTGCTCCCCTCTGGCAGAAAAAATCATATGACCGCCTTCATCTTCACCTCCCTAAGCAAGCCTGTGAGCTCGCTCACATGCCTATGCCCACTTCTTATCCAACATACCCCTCCAGACTTCAGTTCATACAGTATTTGAGGGACTATGTCTCTCACTTTGGTATAAGTCCTGTGTACCATAGATTGGTGGAGTCTGCAAGTTTTGATGAAGTCACTGAAAAATGGAAGGTTAAGGTGAGGGTTATTAATGGTGGCTCCGATGAGATTGAGGAGTATTCCTGTCGGTTCCTGGTGGTGGCTAGTGGGGAAACCAGCGATGCGTTCATCCCGGAGGTTGAGGGGTTGAGTAGTTTTAAAGGAGAGGTTCTGCATTCGACTCAGTATAAGTGTGGAAAAGAGTATGCTGAGAAGACTGTTTTGGTTGTTGGATCTGGGAATTCAGGCATGGAGATTGCATTAGACCTCTCAAATTATGGAGCCAAGACCTCAATTGTTGTTCGCAGCCCG GTTCATATTCTTTCCAAGGAGATCATGCATCTGGGGCTGTTTCTAGCAAGATATCTTCCCTTTAACATGGTGGAGTATTTGACTGTTATGCTAAGTAAGATTATGTATGGAGACTTGACCAAATATGGCATAATCAGGCATGAAGAGGGTCCCTTTACTGTCAAAGCCAAGTATGGAAAGTATCCAATTATTGATCTCGGAACCTACAAGAAGATCAAGTCCGGTGAGATTCAG GTTTTGCCAGCACTGACAAGCATCAGAGGCAGTGAAGTGGTATTTAAGAACGGCGagtcacatccatttgatgtaataGTCTTCGCCACTGGCTTTAAGAGATCGACAAATAAGTGGCTTAAG GATGATGACCTTTTGGATGATAATGGGTTTGCAAGGCTCATGCCTCCTAACAACTGGAAGGGAAAGAAGGGTTTATATTGTGCCGGATTGGCCGGAAGAGGCTTGACTGGAGCTCGTGTGGATGCAGAGAAAATAGCAAATGATATTAAGACACTACTGTAA
- the LOC100251223 gene encoding probable indole-3-pyruvate monooxygenase YUCCA10, which yields MPEAAVIIVGAGPSGLAMAGCLCQLSIPYLILEREDCCASLWKKKAYDRLHLHLPKQYCTLPHMEMPADWPKYPSRQQFVQYLDDYADHFNIRPMYRRSVESGSFDESRGKWNVGVRNGESGELEEYSGLFLVVASGETSDAFVPDIDGLSTFIGKVIHSTQYKNGKEFADMKVLVVGSGNSGMEIALDLSNCGAKTSIVVRSPLHMLSREMVNLGLALLKYIPYNMVDSLMVILSKLVYGDLNKYGITRPEEGPFFLKVKYGKYPVVNTGTFGKIKSGEIQVLPKLIGIRGDEVVFEGGKSHPFDAIVFATGFKRSTSKWLKGDDYLLNEDGLPKPSFPNHWKGKNGLYCAGLARRGLYGSALDAQNIANDIKTQL from the exons ATGCCGGAAGCAGCTGTGATTATTGTAGGAGCCGGCCCATCTGGGTTAGCCATGGCGGGGTGCCTATGCCAACTATCGATACCGTATCTTATCCTCGAAAGGGAAGACTGCTGTGCGTCTTTGTGGAAGAAAAAAGCGTACGACAGGCTTCATCTTCACTTGCCGAAGCAGTATTGCACGCTCCCGCACATGGAGATGCCGGCAGATTGGCCCAAGTATCCGTCCAGGCAGCAGTTCGTTCAGTACTTGGACGACTATGCCGACCACTTCAACATTCGTCCTATGTACAGGAGATCGGTGGAGTCCGGGAGCTTTGATGAATCCAGGGGAAAATGGAATGTTGGGGTGAGAAATGGAGAATCCGGTGAGCTTGAGGAGTACTCCGGGCTGTTCTTGGTGGTGGCCAGCGGCGAAACGAGCGATGCGTTTGTACCGGACATTGATGGGCTCAGTACTTTCATCGGAAAGGTTATTCACTCGACCCAatacaaaaatggaaaagagtTTGCCGACATGAAGGTTCTGGTTGTTGGGTCTGGGAATTCTGGCATGGAGATTGCACTGGATCTATCAAATTGTGGTGCCAAGACCTCGATTGTTGTTCGAAGCCCG CTTCATATGCTCTCAAGGGAAATGGTAAACCTGGGGCTGGCGTTGTTGAAATATATCCCATACAACATGGTGGACTCATTGATGGTGATTCTCAGCAAGCTCGTCTATGGAGATCTCAACAAGTATGGCATAACCAGGCCTGAAGAGGGTCCCTTCTTTTTGAAAGTCAAGTATGGAAAGTACCCTGTTGTCAACACTGGCACGTTCGGCAAGATCAAGTCCGGCGAGATTcag GTTTTGCCGAAGCTGATAGGCATCAGAGGTGATGAGGTTGTATTTGAGGGTGGCAaatcacatccatttgatgctATTGTCTTTGCTACTGGATTTAAGAGATCCACAAGCAAATGGCTTAAG GGAGATGATTATCTTTTGAACGAGGATGGACTTCCAAAGCCAAGTTTTCCTAATCACTGGAAGGGAAAGAATGGTTTGTACTGTGCTGGACTGGCAAGAAGAGGCCTGTATGGATCGGCCCTGGATGCCCAGAACATAGCTAATGATATCAAGACACAGCTGTGA